A single genomic interval of Limisphaerales bacterium harbors:
- a CDS encoding phosphate ABC transporter substrate-binding protein translates to MKKNITKSLIVALAVPFLSQLGCGKRDGGGEGGESTNIQNKGSDTMLQLAQAWSEMYSAKNPDVRVAVSGGGSGTGIAGLINGVVDVANCSRSIKPTEEKEIEAKHGVKPKEYIMGLDCLAVFVHKDNPMEEITIEQLGQIFGEDGTITKWSQLGIEVPGDKDEIVRVSRTSNSGTYVYFKETVIPEGKSFKSGALGMHGSKEVVELCGKTEAAIGFSGMGYATDEVKMLLVSQKEGAEAFAPNNENALSGNYPIARPLFMYTLGEPKPHVKAYLDWCMGPEGQKIVAATGYVPNKQK, encoded by the coding sequence ATGAAAAAGAACATCACTAAAAGTCTGATTGTAGCACTGGCAGTCCCGTTTCTGAGCCAACTCGGCTGTGGGAAACGCGATGGCGGCGGTGAAGGCGGTGAATCGACGAACATCCAAAACAAGGGCTCGGATACAATGCTTCAGCTGGCGCAAGCATGGAGCGAGATGTATTCGGCCAAAAATCCGGATGTACGAGTGGCCGTCTCCGGCGGCGGATCGGGCACGGGTATTGCCGGCCTGATTAACGGCGTGGTGGATGTGGCGAATTGCAGCCGCTCAATTAAGCCCACCGAGGAAAAGGAAATCGAGGCAAAGCACGGCGTGAAGCCCAAGGAGTATATCATGGGACTCGATTGCTTGGCGGTGTTTGTCCATAAGGACAATCCGATGGAGGAAATCACCATCGAACAACTCGGCCAAATTTTTGGTGAAGATGGCACCATCACGAAATGGAGCCAGTTAGGCATTGAAGTGCCCGGGGATAAAGACGAGATCGTGCGCGTGAGCCGAACCTCAAACTCCGGCACCTATGTGTACTTTAAAGAGACGGTGATCCCTGAGGGGAAATCCTTCAAGTCCGGCGCGCTGGGGATGCATGGCTCCAAGGAGGTAGTTGAGCTGTGTGGCAAAACAGAGGCCGCCATTGGTTTCAGCGGCATGGGATACGCCACCGATGAGGTGAAGATGCTGCTGGTGTCCCAAAAAGAGGGCGCCGAAGCCTTTGCTCCTAACAATGAAAATGCGTTAAGCGGTAATTACCCCATTGCACGGCCGTTGTTCATGTACACGCTGGGCGAACCCAAGCCGCACGTGAAGGCGTACCTGGATTGGTGCATGGGGCCCGAAGGGCAGAAGATTGTGGCAGCCACCGGCTACGTGCCAAACAAGCAAAAGTAG
- the pstA gene encoding phosphate ABC transporter permease PstA, with protein MNDSQRFTKTPFTEKKESREKWVKVLLFMVTLSMALPVILLISFLIHKALPVLSLNFITDIPRDLMSGGGIWPAILGTIYLVVLSLLVAAPVGVMAGIYLNEYAKDNWLTRLINLAVINLAGVPSIVHALFGLGAFVMFAGLGESVIAASLTLAVMTMPVVITSTREALSAVPMSFREASWNLGVSRWQTIRGVVLPNSISGILTGVILEVSRAAGETAPIMITGAAASITFRQGETVYYLLGEKFMALSYHLYYMSMGWKVPDKLPNPETGEMVPMTQAAIEHAQAIPYGTAVVLLGVVLLFNSVSIAFRYYLRTHRKW; from the coding sequence ATGAACGATTCCCAGCGCTTTACCAAGACGCCCTTCACTGAAAAGAAGGAATCCCGCGAAAAGTGGGTGAAAGTCTTGCTGTTCATGGTGACGCTCTCGATGGCGTTACCCGTGATTCTGCTGATCAGTTTCTTGATACACAAGGCGCTGCCGGTGTTGTCGTTGAATTTCATTACCGATATCCCGCGCGACCTCATGAGTGGGGGCGGTATTTGGCCTGCCATTTTAGGAACGATCTATCTGGTCGTCTTGTCATTGCTGGTGGCGGCGCCGGTAGGCGTGATGGCAGGCATTTACCTTAATGAATACGCGAAGGACAACTGGCTCACGCGACTGATCAACCTCGCTGTCATCAACCTCGCTGGGGTGCCGAGCATTGTCCACGCTTTGTTTGGATTAGGGGCCTTTGTCATGTTCGCCGGTTTGGGCGAATCGGTGATCGCGGCCTCGCTGACCCTCGCGGTGATGACGATGCCCGTGGTGATTACCAGTACGCGGGAGGCGCTTTCGGCTGTCCCCATGTCCTTCCGTGAGGCCTCGTGGAACTTGGGCGTGAGCCGCTGGCAAACCATTCGGGGCGTGGTGCTGCCCAATTCGATCAGCGGCATTTTAACCGGGGTGATCCTGGAGGTATCCCGCGCGGCTGGAGAGACGGCCCCCATCATGATTACCGGCGCCGCAGCGAGCATTACTTTTAGGCAGGGCGAAACGGTGTATTACTTATTGGGCGAGAAGTTCATGGCGCTTTCATATCACCTGTACTACATGTCCATGGGATGGAAAGTGCCGGATAAATTGCCCAATCCGGAGACCGGCGAAATGGTGCCGATGACCCAAGCAGCGATCGAACACGCGCAAGCCATCCCTTACGGCACGGCGGTGGTCTTACTCGGGGTCGTGCTGTTATTTAACTCTGTGTCCATCGCCTTCCGATATTATCTGCGCACACATCGAAAATGGTAG
- a CDS encoding metallopeptidase, translating into MPSIIIHRIGVALFTLSLALTVQADPPKEPYYKPIKKNVEGWTIAVEPRLLAEDNKALADQCLVALANHLQRVKYILPEKKWKALQKLPIRLELHNERLGSMQYHPSVSWLRANRHDPALAKHVHIPRARALIDRGMWAKHPYVILHELAHAYHDQVLSFENKDIIGAYEAAKKEGIYEKVLLYTGRRPVKHYGLNNHKEYFAESTEAYLGVNDFYPFVRAELKEHDPRMFKVMEQVWGPVR; encoded by the coding sequence ATGCCATCAATTATTATTCATCGCATCGGGGTCGCCCTATTTACCTTAAGCCTCGCACTGACCGTACAGGCTGATCCGCCCAAAGAGCCGTATTACAAGCCGATCAAAAAGAACGTCGAGGGGTGGACGATTGCGGTGGAGCCGCGGTTGTTGGCGGAGGACAACAAGGCGTTGGCTGACCAGTGTCTGGTGGCGCTGGCTAATCATTTGCAGCGGGTGAAATATATTTTGCCGGAAAAAAAATGGAAAGCGCTGCAGAAGCTACCGATCCGGTTGGAGCTGCACAATGAGCGACTGGGCTCGATGCAGTATCATCCGAGTGTGAGTTGGTTGCGCGCCAATCGGCATGACCCGGCCCTAGCCAAGCACGTGCACATTCCGCGGGCTCGCGCGTTGATTGATCGTGGTATGTGGGCCAAGCATCCCTATGTGATCCTGCACGAGCTGGCGCATGCGTATCATGATCAGGTGTTGAGTTTTGAAAACAAGGACATCATCGGCGCGTACGAGGCGGCCAAGAAGGAGGGGATCTATGAGAAGGTGCTGCTCTACACGGGACGCCGGCCGGTGAAGCATTACGGCCTGAACAATCACAAGGAGTATTTCGCCGAGAGCACGGAGGCGTATCTGGGGGTGAATGATTTTTATCCCTTCGTACGCGCAGAATTAAAGGAACACGACCCGCGCATGTTCAAAGTGATGGAACAGGTGTGGGGTCCGGTGCGTTAG
- a CDS encoding PQQ-binding-like beta-propeller repeat protein, whose protein sequence is MISRAPVLIFVSLSLFTKTWAGWPQLQGDARRSGNVPGEVLKNQLGLLAAVPLTDTVQAAPVVVEGMFFVIDGSGVVHGIDIATAAVRWRFKTEGGAGNCNNVAAPAVIENYLHVGTTAGFYYVLERRTGKVINRLDLGEPILSAPAVGDGRVYCATLGARVFALSPKGVVAWEWDFVREVVGFKGNRWLGADWVKFRGDRVTWEDHFVCSRDIALIGKTVVMPAGGRTVFLEDAGAKPKLRKVAVIPKFAGTEFPATLGQSADAQGNVYVQWHRRDNAGRVESMRLEGDELKVDFIKGTQTDIRTPGMLSFSPVAVREEAVYRVRPEQGMGLCRHREGKTEVLNAAAAICPPVLTRDHAVYGGLDGKVHIVPLKGGKARALPTAFGAPISAPLAVADGRIFCGSEDGHLYIYGAGGKAALPKKDLGVAKIRNPLAGPMAGDKFNWYTNYGDFAGSNSNDQGLKPPLRMRWARRLEGTVKHLPVCGGGRLYTHTAEGQVIAAEQDTGRVLWRTYFPDGFLSFTSPLYVKGKLLIPQGGIKQSHILCLDAATGKLLWKQPFTGSPGWSRQFPPVVHGNVAIYASGSGDYDYQGSEKFFTFGGTPKEHGGKEVMSWIYSNTNPYYPKNHRPRVWAWNLDTGKLLWEKDFSKYGKGGNDCGICILDGKLFYSVFFGYATSQKARRGLPVENNGFTACLEPKTGKVVWSTTDYYVTAKCTLSARDGRIYIGGFNRAKEGTNDRFVWCLNAKDGKLVWKSDAVTSALNVVTVGERYIFSNALRGKGNVYDHKTGKVVASIGHNYACCRFTLSEPFVLGANMDMIDLSNNGKLVSTGPAIDSRECLGAVVSNGRIFYTSQASGFIVSQTYGKEAETIPAVWERK, encoded by the coding sequence ATGATCTCACGTGCCCCCGTTCTGATTTTTGTTTCACTTTCTCTATTTACTAAAACTTGGGCCGGCTGGCCGCAACTACAGGGTGATGCCCGGCGCTCGGGCAACGTGCCGGGGGAGGTTTTAAAAAATCAACTGGGACTGCTGGCGGCGGTGCCGTTGACCGACACGGTGCAGGCCGCGCCGGTGGTGGTGGAGGGGATGTTTTTTGTAATCGATGGCTCGGGGGTGGTGCATGGGATCGACATCGCCACGGCGGCGGTGCGGTGGCGTTTCAAAACCGAAGGCGGCGCGGGGAATTGCAACAATGTGGCGGCACCGGCGGTCATTGAGAACTATTTGCACGTGGGGACGACGGCAGGTTTTTACTATGTGCTTGAGCGGCGGACGGGAAAGGTCATTAACCGGTTGGATTTGGGGGAGCCGATTCTATCTGCGCCGGCGGTGGGTGATGGGCGGGTATATTGCGCGACGCTCGGGGCGCGGGTGTTCGCGCTGTCGCCGAAGGGCGTGGTGGCGTGGGAATGGGATTTCGTGCGCGAGGTCGTGGGCTTCAAGGGCAACCGTTGGCTCGGCGCGGATTGGGTGAAGTTTCGCGGCGATCGGGTGACGTGGGAGGATCACTTTGTTTGCTCGCGCGACATCGCGCTCATTGGCAAAACCGTCGTGATGCCCGCGGGCGGCCGCACGGTTTTTCTGGAGGACGCCGGTGCGAAGCCGAAGCTGCGGAAGGTGGCGGTGATTCCGAAATTTGCCGGCACGGAATTTCCGGCAACGCTGGGCCAAAGCGCCGACGCGCAAGGCAACGTGTACGTGCAATGGCACCGGCGCGACAACGCGGGTCGCGTCGAGAGCATGAGGCTGGAAGGCGATGAACTGAAAGTTGATTTCATTAAGGGCACGCAGACGGACATCCGCACGCCGGGAATGCTCAGTTTCTCCCCCGTGGCGGTGCGCGAAGAGGCCGTCTACCGCGTGCGGCCGGAGCAGGGAATGGGGCTTTGCCGGCATCGCGAAGGGAAAACAGAAGTGCTGAATGCGGCGGCGGCGATTTGTCCGCCGGTGCTGACGCGCGACCACGCGGTGTACGGCGGGCTCGATGGCAAGGTGCACATTGTGCCGTTGAAGGGCGGCAAGGCGCGGGCGTTGCCGACGGCGTTTGGCGCGCCGATTTCCGCGCCGTTGGCAGTGGCGGATGGGCGAATTTTTTGCGGGAGCGAGGATGGGCACCTATATATATACGGCGCAGGCGGCAAGGCGGCGTTGCCAAAGAAGGACTTGGGCGTGGCGAAAATTCGCAATCCGCTGGCGGGGCCGATGGCGGGCGATAAATTTAATTGGTACACCAACTACGGCGACTTCGCCGGCAGCAATTCCAATGACCAAGGGCTCAAGCCGCCGCTGCGGATGCGCTGGGCGCGTCGGCTGGAAGGCACGGTGAAGCATCTGCCGGTGTGCGGTGGCGGGCGGCTTTATACCCACACCGCGGAGGGGCAGGTCATCGCCGCCGAGCAGGACACCGGCCGCGTGCTGTGGCGCACGTATTTTCCCGACGGCTTTTTGTCGTTTACCTCGCCGCTGTACGTGAAGGGCAAATTGCTCATTCCGCAGGGCGGCATCAAGCAGTCGCACATTCTTTGCCTCGATGCCGCGACGGGCAAGCTGCTGTGGAAACAACCCTTCACCGGTTCGCCCGGCTGGAGCCGCCAGTTTCCGCCGGTGGTTCACGGCAACGTCGCCATCTATGCCTCCGGCTCGGGCGATTATGATTACCAGGGGTCGGAAAAATTTTTCACCTTCGGCGGCACGCCCAAGGAACACGGCGGCAAGGAAGTGATGAGCTGGATTTATTCCAACACCAATCCGTACTACCCCAAGAACCATCGCCCGCGCGTTTGGGCGTGGAACCTCGACACCGGCAAGCTGCTTTGGGAAAAGGATTTTTCAAAATACGGCAAGGGCGGCAACGACTGCGGCATCTGCATTCTCGACGGCAAACTTTTTTACTCCGTCTTCTTCGGCTACGCTACCAGCCAAAAAGCGCGGCGCGGATTGCCGGTTGAAAACAACGGCTTCACCGCCTGCCTCGAGCCCAAGACCGGCAAGGTCGTGTGGTCCACCACCGATTATTACGTCACCGCCAAGTGCACGCTCAGCGCGCGCGACGGCCGGATTTATATCGGCGGATTTAATCGCGCCAAGGAAGGCACCAACGACCGCTTCGTCTGGTGCCTCAACGCCAAGGACGGCAAGCTCGTGTGGAAATCCGACGCCGTCACCTCCGCGCTCAACGTCGTCACCGTTGGCGAGCGCTACATTTTCTCCAACGCCCTCCGCGGCAAGGGCAACGTGTACGATCACAAGACCGGCAAGGTCGTCGCCAGCATCGGCCACAACTATGCCTGCTGCCGCTTCACCCTGTCCGAGCCCTTCGTCCTCGGCGCCAACATGGACATGATTGACCTTTCCAACAACGGCAAGCTCGTCTCCACCGGCCCGGCCATCGACAGCCGCGAATGCCTCGGCGCCGTTGTCAGCAACGGCCGCATCTTCTACACCTCCCAAGCCAGCGGCTTCATCGTCTCGCAAACCTACGGCAAGGAGGCCGAAACAATTCCTGCCGTGTGGGAGCGGAAATGA
- the pstC gene encoding phosphate ABC transporter permease subunit PstC, translating to MQLQRSKWKAFSEGLIEWTIRVSGISAVVFVFAIFFFVFWEGKGLLFSDGFSVSKLLTSEKWDPTHTPPSYGAARIILGTFSVAIVAMIITVPFSLGGAVFISEFCGPRLKEILKVVIELLAAIPSVVWGFIGLKITSVYMKDLGADAGVSLLNGAIILALMSMPIIVSISEDALNAVPDSYREAAIGLGVTKWQMVFRVLLPGAKNGLLAAVLLGMGRVVGETMAVLMATGNADNNPFSSDAPFLDVLVSVKTMTATIAKEMGDTVNGGDHYQVLFLLGVLLFSITFIVNLTAHLVIHGVKRK from the coding sequence ATGCAGCTGCAGCGTTCCAAGTGGAAAGCCTTCTCCGAAGGCCTGATCGAATGGACGATCCGCGTAAGCGGGATCAGCGCGGTGGTGTTTGTGTTTGCCATCTTCTTCTTTGTCTTCTGGGAAGGGAAAGGGCTGCTGTTCAGCGATGGCTTCAGTGTGAGTAAACTGTTGACCTCTGAAAAGTGGGACCCGACTCACACCCCGCCCAGCTACGGGGCCGCACGGATTATTCTGGGCACGTTTAGCGTGGCGATTGTGGCCATGATCATCACGGTGCCGTTCAGCTTGGGCGGCGCCGTGTTCATTTCAGAATTCTGCGGGCCGCGGCTGAAGGAAATTCTGAAAGTTGTCATCGAACTGCTGGCGGCCATTCCGTCTGTGGTGTGGGGATTTATCGGACTCAAGATTACCTCCGTGTACATGAAAGATTTGGGGGCGGATGCGGGGGTGTCGCTGTTAAACGGCGCCATCATTCTGGCCTTGATGAGCATGCCGATTATCGTCTCCATCAGTGAGGACGCGCTCAATGCTGTCCCCGATTCCTACCGCGAAGCGGCCATCGGCTTGGGGGTGACCAAATGGCAAATGGTTTTCCGCGTGTTGCTGCCCGGCGCCAAAAACGGTCTGCTCGCCGCAGTGTTGCTGGGCATGGGCCGGGTGGTGGGTGAAACCATGGCCGTCCTCATGGCCACCGGGAACGCGGATAACAATCCCTTCAGCTCAGATGCGCCGTTCCTTGACGTCTTGGTTTCTGTGAAAACCATGACGGCCACCATTGCCAAGGAAATGGGCGACACCGTCAACGGTGGGGATCACTATCAGGTGTTGTTCCTGCTAGGGGTTCTGCTTTTTTCCATCACGTTTATTGTCAATCTCACCGCACATTTGGTGATTCACGGGGTTAAACGGAAATGA
- a CDS encoding response regulator transcription factor, producing the protein MKTPVKTILVVDDEPDAVELVEFNLRAAGYSVIAAEDGAKAIAKARQALPDLILLDVMLPEIDGMAGCKILKNDPATANIPIIMLTAKAAEIDRVLGLELGADDYVTKPFSPRELMLRIKNLLNRQTPPASEVPVNIVAGPITVDTARHAVLVNGAAVDLTATEFKLLSTLASRRGRVQDREQLLRDVWGYDTYIDTRTVDTHMRRLREKLGAAAGCLETVRGVGYRFCERDG; encoded by the coding sequence ATGAAGACTCCCGTGAAGACGATCCTCGTGGTCGATGATGAGCCGGATGCGGTGGAGCTGGTGGAGTTCAATCTGCGCGCCGCCGGGTATTCAGTGATTGCCGCGGAGGACGGCGCGAAGGCCATTGCCAAGGCGCGCCAGGCATTGCCGGACCTGATTCTGCTCGACGTGATGCTGCCAGAGATTGACGGCATGGCCGGCTGCAAAATCCTGAAGAACGATCCGGCTACCGCGAACATCCCCATCATTATGCTCACCGCCAAGGCGGCGGAAATCGACCGTGTGTTGGGTTTGGAGCTGGGCGCGGATGATTACGTCACCAAACCGTTCAGCCCGCGCGAATTGATGTTGCGCATCAAAAATTTACTCAACCGCCAGACGCCCCCAGCGTCTGAGGTGCCGGTGAACATTGTGGCGGGGCCGATCACAGTGGATACCGCGCGGCACGCGGTGTTGGTGAATGGCGCGGCGGTGGATTTGACCGCCACCGAGTTTAAGCTGCTGTCCACGTTGGCGAGCCGCCGCGGGCGGGTGCAGGATCGCGAACAGTTGCTGCGTGACGTGTGGGGGTACGATACCTACATCGACACGCGCACGGTGGACACCCACATGCGTCGCCTACGCGAAAAGCTGGGGGCGGCAGCCGGCTGCCTTGAGACGGTGCGCGGCGTGGGCTATCGCTTCTGTGAACGTGACGGATAA
- the phoU gene encoding phosphate signaling complex protein PhoU has product MNDATQLEESLQRDIDLIRSKVERMAELAEAGLRDGRKALFEANGRMAYSVILRDKEVDELEKEIDRLCLEFLIRQQPAAGHLRFVYAVIKINQELERIGDYAESIARECLTINSLKIEFDHSVFIELSDTAISMMQRSLQAFLAQDADMAWMIMKDNEPAKDHRDLLMERLVDFHERGKIPMEALAPLETVARRYERVANQATNICEEILYMCTGKNMKHLGQESFRVLFVDDTNSSHSQMAEAIGNDGQYANFVFSSAGIEPGSLDGGTVDFLKAKGLDISSNITKSIEHIPNLEHYQVVVALSKKGAQAFPQPPTRTVGIHWNIKDGELEQTHEYLSEQIRDLAQAILGEQSK; this is encoded by the coding sequence ATGAATGATGCCACTCAACTTGAAGAAAGTCTGCAACGCGATATTGATCTGATTCGCAGCAAGGTCGAACGCATGGCGGAGCTGGCCGAGGCGGGGTTGCGCGACGGGCGCAAAGCGCTCTTTGAAGCAAACGGCCGAATGGCGTACTCAGTGATTTTGCGCGACAAGGAGGTGGATGAGCTGGAGAAGGAAATTGACCGGCTTTGTCTGGAGTTTCTCATTCGTCAACAACCAGCTGCGGGCCATCTTCGGTTTGTGTATGCCGTCATCAAGATCAACCAAGAGCTGGAGCGCATTGGGGATTACGCCGAGAGTATTGCGCGTGAATGCCTGACGATCAATTCGTTGAAGATCGAGTTTGACCACTCCGTGTTCATTGAGCTGAGCGACACCGCGATCTCCATGATGCAACGGTCGCTGCAGGCATTTCTCGCGCAGGACGCGGACATGGCCTGGATGATCATGAAGGATAACGAGCCGGCCAAGGATCACCGCGATCTGTTAATGGAGCGGCTGGTGGATTTCCATGAGCGCGGCAAGATCCCGATGGAAGCCTTGGCGCCGCTGGAGACCGTGGCGCGCCGGTATGAGCGCGTGGCCAATCAGGCGACGAATATCTGCGAGGAAATCCTGTACATGTGCACCGGGAAAAACATGAAGCATCTCGGGCAGGAAAGTTTTCGCGTGTTGTTCGTGGACGACACCAATAGCAGCCACAGCCAAATGGCCGAGGCCATCGGCAACGATGGTCAGTACGCGAATTTTGTATTCAGCAGCGCAGGCATTGAGCCGGGATCCCTGGATGGGGGGACGGTGGATTTCCTCAAGGCCAAGGGCTTGGATATTTCCAGCAACATCACCAAGTCCATCGAGCACATTCCAAACCTCGAACACTATCAAGTCGTCGTGGCCCTCAGTAAAAAGGGGGCGCAGGCATTTCCGCAACCGCCGACTCGCACCGTTGGCATCCATTGGAACATCAAGGACGGCGAACTTGAGCAGACACACGAATATTTATCCGAACAAATCCGTGACTTGGCACAGGCCATTCTCGGTGAACAATCCAAATAA
- a CDS encoding phosphate ABC transporter ATP-binding protein has translation MVADTPKLNVDSLRAWYGDDEVIHGISFDVRKNEIFGIIGPAQSGKTTLLKIINRTLEFTTGSRMGGLVEMDGQDVYHIKDVYGYRRRVGMVAPLPVGLPLSIYDNVAFAPRSFGMKDKQELDGLVQKCLEQAALWDEVKDRLDSLGTKLSGGQQQRLTIARALSHQPEVLCLDEFSIAIDPVTTMKIEDVLKELRNEMTIILVTNLVQQARRLADRTMFMLNGEVVEIGDTEPMFSGNAKQPKTNAFVSGAFG, from the coding sequence ATGGTAGCCGACACGCCCAAGTTGAATGTGGATAGCCTGCGTGCCTGGTACGGAGACGACGAGGTGATTCATGGAATTTCATTTGATGTGCGGAAGAATGAAATCTTCGGCATCATCGGGCCTGCGCAATCCGGCAAGACCACGTTGCTGAAGATCATTAACCGCACCCTGGAATTCACCACCGGCTCACGCATGGGCGGGTTGGTGGAGATGGATGGACAGGATGTGTATCACATCAAAGACGTATACGGATATCGCCGCCGCGTGGGCATGGTGGCGCCGTTGCCGGTGGGGCTGCCGCTTTCCATTTACGATAACGTCGCCTTTGCGCCGCGCAGTTTTGGCATGAAGGACAAGCAGGAGCTTGATGGCTTGGTGCAGAAATGTCTCGAGCAGGCGGCCTTGTGGGATGAGGTGAAGGACCGACTCGACTCGCTGGGCACCAAGCTCTCCGGAGGCCAACAGCAGCGGCTGACCATCGCGCGCGCGTTAAGTCATCAGCCGGAGGTCTTATGTCTCGATGAATTTTCAATCGCCATCGACCCGGTCACCACAATGAAGATTGAGGACGTGCTCAAGGAGCTGCGCAATGAAATGACGATCATTCTCGTGACCAACCTCGTGCAACAGGCGCGGCGGTTGGCGGATCGGACGATGTTTATGCTCAACGGCGAAGTGGTGGAGATCGGCGATACGGAGCCGATGTTCTCCGGCAATGCCAAGCAGCCCAAGACCAATGCCTTTGTGAGTGGAGCTTTTGGATGA
- a CDS encoding phosphate ABC transporter ATP-binding protein, with protein MSAQREHAIVTEKLSLWYGDFQALDGVSTRIRDGVITGLIGPSGCGKTTFLRCLNRVNERYGNVRTEGMIDILGKNIYDDDVSLIELRKSVGMVFQRPNPLPISVYENVVFGLRIHKRRSELSKSVLDQAVEEALREVRLWADLKDRLHDKATDLQLEQQQKLCIARLLPLKPDVILMDEPCSALDVEATTAVEELMRTLAGRYTIVIVTHNMAQARRISDDCIFMLLGDIVEQARTEDLFLNPQHEKTADYIEGRYG; from the coding sequence ATGAGTGCTCAACGCGAACATGCCATTGTGACGGAGAAACTGAGCCTCTGGTACGGCGATTTTCAAGCGCTCGATGGGGTCTCCACACGCATCCGAGATGGTGTTATCACCGGCCTGATCGGCCCGAGCGGTTGTGGTAAAACCACGTTCCTCCGCTGCCTCAATCGCGTGAACGAACGCTACGGCAACGTTCGCACCGAAGGGATGATCGATATCCTCGGCAAAAATATTTACGACGACGACGTATCGCTCATCGAGCTGCGCAAGTCCGTGGGCATGGTCTTTCAGCGACCCAATCCGCTGCCGATTTCCGTTTATGAAAACGTCGTGTTCGGCCTGCGCATCCACAAGCGGCGCAGTGAACTGAGCAAATCTGTGCTGGACCAAGCTGTCGAAGAAGCCTTACGCGAGGTGCGGCTGTGGGCGGATCTCAAGGATCGCCTGCACGATAAGGCCACGGACCTGCAGCTCGAGCAGCAACAAAAGCTGTGCATCGCGCGGCTGCTGCCACTCAAGCCCGATGTGATTTTGATGGACGAGCCGTGCTCCGCCCTGGACGTCGAGGCCACCACTGCGGTGGAGGAACTGATGCGGACGCTAGCCGGGCGATACACCATCGTGATCGTCACCCACAACATGGCTCAGGCGCGCCGCATTAGTGATGATTGTATTTTCATGCTACTGGGCGACATCGTGGAACAGGCCCGAACCGAGGATTTGTTCCTCAATCCCCAGCACGAAAAGACGGCCGACTACATTGAAGGCCGTTATGGATGA
- a CDS encoding PAS domain-containing protein — protein MTDNMDALWIILILAALGWAWQLRGRLAAAEAELQRCCAEQGEQSERQLLQQHALLDSMVEGVLVLDAENRIELTNASLRQLLGLAEDVNGQALEEAVPVAVRTELKELVAAVREAGELREGELQLNGGDPKLVHINAHCLPRAAGQHTLLVFHNVTRLKELENTRRDFVANVSHELRTPLSLIKGFTETLMDGAVDDPKKSREFLQTIDKHADRLGYLIDDLLTLAQLDSGRLAMNRQPTNLRTLAERVEDDLRTKAAKRSIELKTDIPADLHLDADGDRLQQAVFNLVDNAIKYGRTGGTVTIEGRVSTQGMAEVAVADDGEGIPAESVEQVFERFFRVDKARSRETGGTGLGLAIVKHIVHSHGGKVRLESQMGQGARFILNLPLAAESEEAA, from the coding sequence GTGACGGATAACATGGACGCCCTTTGGATCATCCTGATACTGGCGGCTCTCGGCTGGGCATGGCAATTGCGCGGGCGGTTGGCGGCGGCGGAAGCGGAACTGCAGCGTTGTTGCGCCGAGCAAGGCGAGCAATCCGAACGGCAGCTACTGCAACAACACGCGCTGTTGGATAGTATGGTGGAGGGCGTGCTGGTGTTGGATGCGGAAAACCGGATCGAGTTGACCAACGCCTCGCTGCGGCAGTTGTTGGGTTTGGCGGAAGACGTTAACGGACAGGCGTTGGAGGAGGCCGTGCCGGTGGCCGTGCGAACGGAATTAAAGGAACTGGTTGCGGCCGTACGCGAGGCGGGGGAACTGCGCGAGGGCGAACTGCAACTCAATGGCGGCGATCCCAAGCTGGTGCATATCAACGCCCATTGCCTACCGCGCGCCGCAGGACAGCACACGTTGCTTGTGTTTCACAATGTCACGCGGCTTAAGGAGCTGGAAAACACTCGGCGCGATTTTGTGGCCAATGTGAGTCATGAACTGCGCACCCCACTCTCGTTGATCAAAGGCTTTACTGAAACGTTGATGGACGGCGCGGTGGATGATCCGAAGAAGAGCCGGGAATTTTTACAAACCATCGACAAACACGCCGATCGGCTGGGCTATTTGATCGATGATTTACTGACCTTGGCGCAGCTGGATTCCGGCCGATTGGCGATGAACCGGCAGCCGACCAACCTTCGCACCCTGGCCGAGCGCGTGGAGGATGATTTACGAACCAAGGCGGCGAAACGGTCGATTGAGTTAAAAACGGATATTCCGGCTGATCTACATCTGGACGCCGATGGCGATCGGCTACAGCAGGCGGTATTCAACCTGGTCGACAACGCGATCAAGTACGGGCGCACGGGGGGCACGGTGACCATCGAAGGGCGTGTCAGCACCCAGGGCATGGCCGAGGTGGCGGTGGCCGATGATGGCGAAGGGATTCCGGCCGAGTCGGTTGAGCAGGTGTTTGAGCGCTTTTTCCGCGTAGACAAGGCCCGCAGCCGGGAGACCGGGGGAACCGGCCTCGGTTTGGCTATCGTGAAGCACATTGTGCACTCGCATGGCGGCAAAGTGCGGCTGGAAAGTCAAATGGGTCAAGGGGCTCGGTTCATCCTGAACCTGCCGCTCGCGGCGGAATCGGAGGAGGCGGCATGA